The nucleotide sequence ACCGAAGTAGGTTCTTTATCAGCGGCCTTTTTCATTTCCTATGTAATTATGCAGATTCCTGTGGGGTTTGCTTATGACCGCTTCGGGGCCCGTAAAATCTTAATTACCGCATCTATTCTATTATGTTCAGGAACGTTTGCTTTGGCCTTTAGCCAGGTCTATTGGCAAGCATTTTTTGCCCGAATGATCATGGGTATTGGTAGTGCCTTTGGGTTTGTCGGCATGCTCTATGTGACGGCTTCCTGGTTTTCAGGACGGCATTTTGCGTTACTGGTGGGTATTTCAGAGACTTTAGCAATGATGGGAGTTGCTTTGGGTGAAGTGGGTATGGCATGGATTATTAGCCATTACGGCTGGCGTTTTACTATGATGATAGGTGGATGGTGTGCTCTTGGAGTCGCTCTGTTTGTTATTATTTTCGTCCGCGATCATGCAAGTCAATTGACTAAAGAGAATAAAGAAAGCGAACAGAGTTTGTCATTTGTTGCTGCTATTAAAGACGTAATAGGCAACAAACAAATTTGGTTAGCAGGTTTTTATGGGTTTTCCATGTTCTCAATTATTAATGTTGTAGTAACGCTCTGGGGTGTTCCTTTTTTTCTTTATCAGCATCATCCAATTTCATTACATACTGCCGGGATAATGATGTCGATGGTGTTTATTGGTATCGGAATTGGTGGCCCTTTTAATGCGTGGCTTGTTCAGCGTTGGAAAAAAAGACAGGTACTCATGAGCCTGTTTGCTCTCATAACGACTATTCTCTTTGGCATGATCTTGTATATGCCAGGTTTGCCTTTATGGAGTTTATCTATTCTATTAGGATTATTAGGGTTTTTCTCATCAACCTATATTCAAGTTTTTGCCGTGGTAAAAGATGCTGTGGCAGTGGGAGTGAGAGCAACAGCATTATCGACAACCAATATGCTATTAATGGCAAGTGCACCTCTCTTACAACCATTAGTCGGAAAGTTACTACAACTAAATTGTACTTTCCCGCAAGCGTTATCAGTGATTTTTTTCTTGCTTGCTCTCACCGTTGTCTTATCTTTTGGCTTAGATAAAAAGTCTTAATCCAGATGGAAAAATAATTTTAACAAAAAATGAAAAAAGTGTTTGACAAGGAAGTGAGGATGAGTAGAATACGCATCACGCCTTCGGGGCGGGTTCATTAAGAAGTGGAAGACAAACTGTGTGGGCGCTTCGAGGAATTGGAGTGCTAGAAGAGACAAAGAAGTAAAGAAGCTAGTATTTGAGCTAGCACAGGAATTGAACTGAAGAGTTTGATCCTGGCTCAGATTGAACGCTGGCGGCATGCCTAACACATGCAAGTCGAACGGCAGCACGGTCTAGCTTGCTAGATGGGTGGCGAGTGGCGCACGGGTGAGTAACGCGTAGGAATATGCCTTGAAGTGGGGGATAACTTGGGGAAACTCAAGCTAATACCGCATAAGCTCTTAGGAGGAAAGCTGGGGACCGTAAGGCCTGGCGCTTCAAGATTAGCCTGCGTCCGATTAGCTAGTTGGTGGGGTAAGGGCCTACCAAGGCGACGATCGGTAGCTGGTCTGAGAGGATGGCCAGCCACACTGGGACTGAGACACGGCCCAGACTCCTACGGGAGGCAGCAGTGGGGAATATTGGACAATGGGGGCAACCCTGATCCAGCAATGCCGCGTGTGTGAAGAAGGCCTGAGGGTTGTAAAGCACTTTCAGTGGGGAGGAGGATTGACAGGTTAAGAGCTAGTTAATTGGACGTTACCCACAGAAGAAGCACCGGCTAACTCCGTGCCAGCAGCCGCGGTAATACGGAGGGTGCAAGCGTTAATCGGAATTACTGGGCGTAAAGGGTGCGTAGGTGGTTGTATAAGTTAACTGTGAAATCCCCGGGCTCAACCTGGGCAGGTCAGTTAAGACTGTATGACTCGAGTATGGGAGAGGGTAGTGGAATTTCCGGTGTAGCGGTGAAATGCGTAGAGATCGGAAGGAACACCAGTGGCGAAGGCGGCTACCTGGCCCAATACTGACACTGAGGCACGAAAGCGTGGGGAGCAAACAGGATTAGATACCCTGGTAGTCCACGCTGTAAACGATGTCAACTAGCTGTTGGCCTTATGAATGAGGTTAGTGGCGCAGCAAACGCGATAAGTTGACCGCCTGGGGAGTACGGTCGCAAGATTAAAACTCAAAGGAATTGACGGGGGCCCGCACAAGCGGTGGAGCATGTGGTTTAATTCGATGCAACGCGAAGAACCTTACCTACCCTTGACATACAGTGAATTTTGCAGAGATGTGAGAGTGCCTTCGGGAACACTGATACAGGTGCTGCATGGCTGTCGTCAGCTCGTGTCGTGAGATGTTGGGTTAAGTCCCGTAACGAGCGCAACCCTTGTCCTTAGTTGCCAGCGCGTAAAGGCGGGAACTCTAAGGAGACTGCCGGTGACAAACCGGAGGAAGGCGGGGACGACGTCAAGTCATCATGGCCCTTACGGGTAGGGCTACACACGTGCTACAATGGCCGGTACAGAGGGTTGCGAAGCGGTGACGTGGAGCTAATCTTTTAAAGCTGGTCGTAGTCCGGATTGGAGTCTGCAACTCGACTCCATGAAGTCGGAATCGCTAGTAATCGCGAATCAGCATGTCGCGGTGAATACGTTCCCGGGCCTTGTACACACCGCCCGTCACACCATGGGAGTGGGTTGCACCAGAAGTAGATAGTCTAACCTTCGGGAGGACGTTTACCACGGTGTGATTCATGACTGGGGTGAAGTCGTAACAAGGTAGCCGTAGGGGAACCTGCGGCTGGATCACCTCCTTAAAAAAGAAGTACGACGAGGAGCCGAAGCGCCCACACAGTTTGTTTTCAGAAGAACAAGAACGAGAAAGAGCCTAATTGAGTCAATTGATGCGAGTGAGAGCTTGCATTATCCAGTTGTTGACAAGACAAGCTAAAGAAATTTTTTGCGAAGAATTTTACTCTGGGCGTAACAAGGAGTATGAAGACCTCTGCAAAAAAAGATTTTGCAAGAGCTTTTTCTTTAATCGAGGCATCGATGCGAACGATCGCAGGAGCATACGCGAGTATGTGACTAAGCGAGAGAGTATCGATAACGACGAGTAAAGGAAAAGATCGAAGTAAAAAAGGGGTCGTAGCTCAGCTGGGAGAGCACCTGCCTTGCACGCAGGGGGTCGGGAGTTCGATCCTCCCCGGCTCCACCAAACAACTCGTTAACGAGATGATGCAGATTAAAGTGTTTTGGGTAGAGCATTTTAATCTGGAGCATCCAGACGTTCATTAACAATATGGTAAAGAAATAGAGGTAACACAAGCGAATTAGTATTGTCTTTTGTTGTTGTATGACTTTGAGGAGACTCAGGTTATATGGTCAAGAAGAGAAGCGCAAACGGTGGATGCCTAGGCAGTAAGAGGCGAAGAAGGACGTGGAATCCTGCGAAAAGCTTTGGTGAGCTGGAAACGAGCGCTGACCCAAAGATGTCCGAATGGGGGAACCCGGCTTTACGTGAGTAGAGTCATTCATGCCTGAATACATAGGGTATGAAAGCGAACTCGGGGAACTGAAACATCTAAGTACCCGAAGGAACAGAAATCAATTGAGATTCTCCTAGTAGCGGCGAGCGAACGGGGAGGAGCCTGGTGTGATTTATTTTTTATGCGAGTAGAAGAGTCTGGGAAGGCTTACCGAAGGGGGTGATAGTCCCGTATACGAAGCATGAGAGAGGAACTAAGCACACGAACAAGTAGGCCGGGACACGTGTAATCCTGGTTGAAGATGGGTGGACCATCATCCAAGGCTAAATACTACTTACTGACCGATAGTGAACCAGTACCGTGAGGGAAAGTTGAAAAGAACCCCGGAGAGGGGAGTGAAATAGACCCTGAAACCGTTTGCGTACAAGCAGTGGGAGCATGTTTTCGGACGTGTGACTGCGTACCTTTTGTATAATGGGTCAGCGAGTTACTTTCAGTGGCGAGGTTAACTGAATAAGGAAGCCGTAGAGAAATCGAGTCTGAATAGGGCGCGAGTCGCTGGGAGTAGACCCGAAACCGGGCGATCTAGCCATGTGCAGGATGAAGGTTGGGTAACACCAACTGGAGGTCCGAACCGGGTAATGTTGAAAAATTATCGGATGACGTGTGGCTAGGAGTGAAAGGCTAATCAAGCCCGGAGATAGCTGGTTCTCCCCGAAAGCTATTTAGGTAGCGCCTCGTGAATGATTACCGGGGGTAGAGCACTGTTTCGGCTAGGGGGCTGTCATGGCTTACCAAACCGATGCAAACTCCGAATACCGGCTAATTGAATCACGGGAGACACACGGCGGGTGCTAACGTCCGTCGTGAAGAGGGAAACAACCCAGACCGCCAGCTAAGGTCCCCAAGTTATGGTTAAGTGGGAAACGATGTGGGAAGGCACAGACAGCCAGGAGGTTGGCTTAGAAGCAGCCACCCTTTAAAGAAAGCGTAATAGCTCACTGGTCGAGTCGGCCTGCGCGGAAGATGTAACGGGGCTAAAACCATACACCGAAGCTGCGGATGTGTAGTAATACACGTGGTAGGGGAGCGTTCTGTAAGCTGATGAAGGTTCATTGAGAAGTGGGCTGGAGGTATCAGAAGTGCGAATGCTGACATGAGTAACGATAAAGAAGGTGAAAAACCTTCTCGCCGGAAGTCCCAGGTTTCCTGCACGACGTTAATCGGAGCAGGGTGAGTCGGCCCCTAAGGCGAGGCAGAAATGCGTAGTCGATGGGAACCAGGTTAATATTCCTGGACTTTTTATAAGTGGTGAAGTGGGGACGAAGAAGGCTAGATGAGCCGGGCGTTGGTTGTCCCGGTACTTGCATGTAGGCGGAGAGACCTGGCAAATCCGGTTTCTCATTAACGCGGAGGTGCGAAGTGGTTCTGACCTTTCGGGGTGCAGAGAAGTCATTAATGCCAGGCTTCCAGGAAAAGCTGCTAGCCATAACTTATAGAAAACCGTACCGCAAACCGACACAGGTGGACAAGTAGAGAATACTAAGGCGCTTGAGAGAACTCGGGTGAAGGAACTAGGCAAAATGGTACCGTAACTTCGGGAGAAGGTACGCCCTTGCCGGTTAGTTGTTTTACATAACGAAGCTGGTGAGGGCCGCAGAGACCAGGTGGCTGCGACTGTTTATTAAAAACACAGCACTCTGCAAATTCGTAAGAAGACGTATAGGGTGTGACGCCTGCCCGGTGCCGGAAGGTTAATTGATGGGGTCATCTTCGGAGAAGCTCTTGATCGAAGCCCCGGTAAACGGCGGCCGTAACTATAACGGTCCTAAGGTAGCGAAATTCCTTGTCGGGTAAGTTCCGACCTGCACGAATGGCGTAACGATGGCCACACTGTCTCCACCCGAGACTCAGTGAAATTGAAATCGCTGTGAAGATGCAGTGTACCCGCGGCTAGACGGAAAGACCCCGTGAACCTTTACTATAGTTTTGCACTGGACTTTGATGATAACTGTGTAGGATAGGTGGGAGGCTAGGAAGTGCAGACGCTAGTTTGCATGGAGCCAACCTTGAAATACCACCCTGTTATTATTGAGGTTCTAACTTGGGCCCATAATCTGGGTTGAGGACAGTGTATGATGGGTAGTTTGACTGGGGCGGTCTCCTCCCAAAGAGTAACGGAGGAGCACAAAGGTACCCTCGGTACGGTCGGACATCGTACCAAGAGTGTAAAGGCAAAAGGGTGCTTGACTGCGAGACTGACGGGTCGAGCAGGTACGAAAGTAGGTCTTAGTGATCCGGTGGTTCTGTATGGAAGGGCCATCGCTCAACGGATAAAAGGTACTCCGGGGATAACAGGCTGATACCGCCCAAGAGTTCATATCGACGGCGGTGTTTGGCACCTCGATGTCGGCTCATCACATCCTGGGGCTGAAGCAGGTCCCAAGGGTATGGCTGTTCGCCATTTAAAGTGGTACGCGAGCTGGGTTTAGAACGTCGTGAGACAGTTCGGTCCCTATCTGCCGTGGGCGTAGGAAAATTGAGAGGAGCTGCTCCTAGTACGAGAGGACCGGAGTGGACGAACCTCTGGTGTTCCGGTTGTGACGCCAGTCGCATTGCCGGGTAGCTAAGTTCGGACGGGATAACCGCTGAAAGCATCTAAGCGGGAAGCCTCCCTCAAGATGAGTTTTCCCATGAAGCCCGTTGAAGACTACGACGTTGATAGGCGAGGTGTGGAAGCGCAGTAATGCGTGAAGCTAACTCGTACTAATTGGCTGATTGTCTTGACCATATAACCTGAATTGCTTTGAGGTTATAGGCAATAATGAAAGACGAATACGTTTGTGTTACCTCATATTCTTTACCGGCCTCCTGGCTATCGCAGTTAACCCTGCTTTAACCAGAACAGGCAAACCAGTTTTCCTGGCGACCATAGCGGTTTGGAACCACCTGACTCCATCTCGAACTCAGAAGTGAAACAGACCCGCGCCGATGATAGTGTGGAGTTTCTCCATGCGAAAGTAGGTCATCGCCAGGGCTTTTTTCCTAAGCGGCTTAATAGCCGCTTTTTTTTTGCCAGATTACAAAATTCTGCGTTAATTTTGACATAGCCATCCAAATTAAATTTTTTTTAGTAGTTAGTTATTTAATTTGTACATTTCATCGACAATAAATAATGATTTCTCAGTAGAATTCATGTTAATCTATCTGCGCTCGAGATAATGTTTCAGCATTTTATGAACTGAGAGTTAGCTAGATATAAATGTTGTAGTATTAATTATCATTTTACGGGGAAGTAGAGTAGCATGTTAGTCGGCCGCGTTCAGGAATTTATTAATGCTCTAGAAAGTATTAAAGATAAACTAAGTGAGGATGATAAGGCTCTTCTTAACGATTTCCAAGAAAAATATTCTGGAAGGTTTGACCCTAAAGCTGAAGAAGGCACCAGTGATCCACTATTTCCACTGGAGCTAGATAGCCCTTTAAATGAGGATGACCTTGCTTGGATTAGGGCTTGTTTTGCAAGACGCTGGAAAAATATAGCTGATAAGGAAGATGATTATACGTTTTATCCTGGAGGGGTGAACATACCTTGGATCTCACTGGCTAAAGATTTAGCGGCTGAATTGAAGATACCTTATTTGTTAGTATTAATTCCAACGCTTAAAAATCAAGTGGATCCCGATAAACTGTCGCGCCTAGAGCAAGCTCCTGATACTCGTGCAATTTTTCTTAGTGATGATGGTGTTTGGCATAGAGTTTTGGGGCTCTTAGAGCATTTGCAACACGGCAAAGGACAATTGGCTACCTACGACATGGCCAAACAGTTTAGACCCCGAGCGTTGACTCTCAATGAATTGTATCGAATTCGTTCTAAAAGAGGCGAAGATTTAGCTTTTCAACTTAAAAACGAACATTATTCCAGCTTTTGGAATTACGTACTCCGTCTGATAGCCCCTAATTGGCAACGCCGTGGCGATTGCCCTACTCATCTACTACCCAGTCTCCTTGATATTATTGAAAGTTATTATGACGCTGCTGGTAGGGAGCCGAAAGATTTTACAGAATTTCAAAAATGTCTAAAAAATTTTTCTATAGCTCTCAGTGCTTGTTCGTTAGAGGATATTAATCATTTTTATGGAATACCAATAGATTTTGGGGATAAAAAGCGGAGTTACTTAATTGAAATTCTGCTTGATTGCATGCAGAACACCGAGGATTTGCATGATAAGCTGGCTGCCGTGGCGAAATGGCTTTGTCAATTTGACCCCACCCTGGTCGGCAAGCATGAGAAACTGCAACCGCTTTATCAGTCTTTGAAAGTTGGAAACTACTTTGAGGTGGCTCAATTATGTGAATTAGTTCAAGCGTTAGAACTAAATGACACTGATCCACTGAAACCGGAGATAGATCAGCTAGTTCAGCGACTTCGTGGTGAAGATGAGATTAAACCTGAGATAATTGAGCAGATAAAACAAATTTATGCTTTGCGTTGGAAAAGTATCATCGATACACCAAATGATTATACCCGTAGGCAAGATAGACCCAATCGCAGTTGGATACATTTAGCCCGCCATTTAGCAAGTGCAGGGTATATTCACCCTAACTACTATCGGTTGCTGATTCCAACGCTGCAGATGGATAAGGATCTGGTTACTCAAGAGCTATTTACAATTTATCCCTTATCTCATCTTATTCTTTCTGATAATGGAACGAAGTTAATTCTTGCTCAACATCTTATTGATCATCATAAAGCGAACGGAACTTTTTATCAGTGTAGTGAGCATCCTCCATGCCCATTAACCCAAAAGGAATTAGCGCGTTTAGCTTTTGCAGCCCCTCGCTATCCTGATTATTTTATTCGCGTGGTCGAGACAGAACCAGAGCCCGGTATCAGCGTTAAAACTGTCGAGGCAGTCAGAGAGTTAGTTAATGGTACTTTAAATCCAGTGGGATTATTGCTTGGTTATGATATTAGTGCAACTCAACTCGATACAGCTGATAAAGCGTATGCAAAATTTCTTGAGTTTATCGCAGGATTAGAACAGACCGAGTTAGATAGATTATTTAAGCAACGAATTTCCTTTCGTACAAAACGGCTTTCCGTTGCAACCATTCTGCAAAAAATTCAGCATAAATTCGATGATGATGATCGGGGCTGTATTGCAGTTTATGGACAATATTTCCTGCAATTAGTTTTAGATTATAATCCGCAAGCTGAGTTTCGCAAAGAGATAGAAAAAGACGATAGGATTGAAATCGATTCTTTACGCCGTGTTTCAGCAAAAAAAGTTTATCGGGAGTATGATGAGATAGATGAGCAAGAGGCGAATCGAAGAGCGTTAATTATTTTTGTGTCATTAATGACGCATGGCTTTAGCTATTTACCTTTTACAAGTACTTCTCTACGTATCTGGGATAAATCTAACAATGTCCCTGATTCTAATTGCATCGATTTATTTAATACCCTTTCTTCTTTCGTTGAAAAGGGAGATGTAAAACAGAGTCGTTTTACGTATGCCTCGGTCATGGAGAATATTGTCAAGAAAGCGGCTGCGGCAAATGATTTTCTTACCTCATGGACGCGATATAATGACACATTGGAATGGTGGAAGAGTATAGAGAATCAATCAATCTTTGCCAAAGAGAATAACACCTGCTTTGAGCCAGAGCAGTTGTTTACGGTACTCTGGTCGTTATCATCAAAAAGACAATTTAAGTCAAGGATGTTAATTGAGAATTTCCTTGAGCAAATCGTGCAAACTTCCTTACAGCCCAAAAATCCTCAGTTAAAATGGGCTCGTATTAACATTGAATTCAATAAGCTATTAGGAAGTGTACCCGTTGAAGATAGGGCAAAGATGTTGGAAGAGTTAAGAAAAGAATCTGCCCCCGTTAGTTCTGATCAATTTTTAAAAGCAAATCGGGAGTTTTTGATACACCGTCTGGCTAGCTGTGGAGCGAGAGAAGGCTGTAAAAGGAGAATTGGATTATTTGGTGCTAATCCAGGGGCTTTTAAATTGTTCTACCAGGAGCTAACTGAAAAACTTAAAGAAGAAATGTTTATAGGTAGTATAAAAAGCCTGATGGGCACTTTACAGAAAAAAATTGAAAAGTTAGCTGTCAGTAAATTGCAATCCGATAGTATGTTAGAGTATTTGCAGAAATTAAGTACGACTATAACGGCGCAACCCTCTCCAGAGAAAGGAGTAACGATAGAAGATGAGCATGTGGCTATGGAGCTGGCTTTAGCTTAAGGGCCTAACATTTCTATCAAGGCTTACTCTCCCAGCTGGAGAAATAGAAACAGCACTGATCGATTAGCCCATTGCCAGCCTAAATTATTTGGCAAATTGCACAGTAATTTTAACAAAGCTGTCATAGCGTTTTTGTGCTATTTTTCCTGCATCAAGTGCAGCTTTGATTGCACAGCCGGGTGTATCTTTGTGATTACAATTGCGGAATTTGCATTGGGCAATAAGAGGCTGGAACTCGCGATAACCTTGAGTAATCTCACTAATGGGCATATGCCAAAGGCCAAACTCACGTACACCCGGAGAGTCAATTAAGGCGCCGCCGCTAGGTAAATGATAGAGACGTGAATTGCTTGTTGTGTGACAACCCAACTCTGAACTAGCTGAAATTTCCGCCGTTTGAATGTTATTTTCGTGTGGTAAAAGCCCGGCAATAAGCGAAGACTTGCCTACACCCGACTGTCCAACAAAGACACTGGTATGATGTTGAAGAGTTTTTTTCAATAACTCATAACCCTGAGTATCAAATTGACTAGTAAATACGAGGGGATAGCCAAGTGGTTTATAGCAAGTTAATAGTTCTTGCTGAATCGTTTCGCAGGGGAGATCTGTTTTGTTTAAAACAATACAAACTTCTAAGGCTAAATGTTCAGCCATAACCAGGTAACTATCCAATAAAGACCATGTGAGCTCGGGTTTTGCTGCGGTAACAACAATGACTTGACTGATGTTAGCAGCAACGGGTTTGAATAGTCCTCGCTTGTCTGGGCGACCCAGTGTGGATTGACGTGGATAACGACTTACAACCACACCTTGAGCATGGCCTTCCACTTGCCAGATGACACGATCACCGGCAACTAAAGAATCTAAATTAGGACGAATAGAGCAATGAATACGATTTCCCTGACTATCTTCGATTTCAGCATGGCGGCCAAAACGGGACAAGACTAAACCTTCTTTGCCTGAGATATCAGTGTTTTGACGATACTCGGCTTGCATTTTTTCAATGCGCGCAGCTTGTTGTTTGTTAATTCGTCTTTTACTCATGCTTTAAACATAGTCTATAATTGTCAGGATCTTAAACTTGTACAGTATGAAGGCAAACAGATATTAATGAAAGTTTATTTAGTGGGAGGGGCTGTTCGTGACCAATTATTGGGATATCCCGTTAAAGAGCGTGATTGGGTTATTGTGGGAGCGACTCCAGAACAGTTGAAGAAACAAGGTTATCAGCAAGTAGGAAAAGATTTTCCAGTTTTTCTCCATCCTACAACCCGTGAAGAATATGCTTTGGCTCGAACAGAACGAAAATCGGCTCCTGGCTATTATGGTTTCGAGTGTAATTTTTCACAGACTGTTACTTTGGAAGAGGATTTGCAGCGACGAGATTTGACAATTAATGCTATGGCACAAGATAAAAGCGGCCAACTAATTGATCCTTATCATGGCCAAGCTGATTTACAAGAAAAGCTTTTAAGACATGTTTCACCCGCTTTCGCTGAAGATCCAGTTAGGGTTTTGAGAGTAGCTCGTTTTGCGGCTCGTTACTATCATTTAGGCTTTAAAGTGGCGAATGATACGCGTGTTCTGATGTATGCAATGGTAAAGCGTGGTGAACTGGGTCATTTGGTTGCCGAGCGTGTTTGGCAAGAGTGGTCACGTAGTTTAACGGAAGAAAATCCAGAAATATTTATTACAACCTTAAGGGCATGTGCTGCATTAAAAATAGTATTACCCGAGATAGATGCTCTTTTTGGCGTACCTAACAGGAGGGATTACCATCCTGAGGTCGATAGCGGTGTACATACCTTGATGGTATTAAGTGCTGCGGTTGAACTATCGAGTGAGCCGATGGTGCGTTTTGCAGCTGTTATGCACGATTTAGGGAAAGCCATCACTCCAATGGCCGAATGGCCAAAACACCATCGACATGAGGAGCGGGGGATTCCAATTATTGAAGCCTTATGCGAACGTTTGCGAATTCCTGCGGATTACCGTAAATTTGCGGTCATGGTATCGCGCTTTCATTTAACGATTCATCGTCTTTTTGAGTTGAACGCGAAAACAATAGTTAAAGTTTTTGAGCAGACGGATGCTTTTCGCCGTCCACAACTTTTTGAAAAATTATTGCTTGTCTGTCAAGCTGATGCTCAGGGTTGTGGCCGAAAAATTGATTATAAGCAAGGGAAAAATTGGCGTTACTTATTACAAGAG is from Legionella donaldsonii and encodes:
- a CDS encoding MFS transporter gives rise to the protein MQKRTLLPWLNWGATTSFVLFQFFLQTASGLMAAGWQADFQLTTTEVGSLSAAFFISYVIMQIPVGFAYDRFGARKILITASILLCSGTFALAFSQVYWQAFFARMIMGIGSAFGFVGMLYVTASWFSGRHFALLVGISETLAMMGVALGEVGMAWIISHYGWRFTMMIGGWCALGVALFVIIFVRDHASQLTKENKESEQSLSFVAAIKDVIGNKQIWLAGFYGFSMFSIINVVVTLWGVPFFLYQHHPISLHTAGIMMSMVFIGIGIGGPFNAWLVQRWKKRQVLMSLFALITTILFGMILYMPGLPLWSLSILLGLLGFFSSTYIQVFAVVKDAVAVGVRATALSTTNMLLMASAPLLQPLVGKLLQLNCTFPQALSVIFFLLALTVVLSFGLDKKS
- the rsgA gene encoding small ribosomal subunit biogenesis GTPase RsgA → MSKRRINKQQAARIEKMQAEYRQNTDISGKEGLVLSRFGRHAEIEDSQGNRIHCSIRPNLDSLVAGDRVIWQVEGHAQGVVVSRYPRQSTLGRPDKRGLFKPVAANISQVIVVTAAKPELTWSLLDSYLVMAEHLALEVCIVLNKTDLPCETIQQELLTCYKPLGYPLVFTSQFDTQGYELLKKTLQHHTSVFVGQSGVGKSSLIAGLLPHENNIQTAEISASSELGCHTTSNSRLYHLPSGGALIDSPGVREFGLWHMPISEITQGYREFQPLIAQCKFRNCNHKDTPGCAIKAALDAGKIAQKRYDSFVKITVQFAK
- a CDS encoding multifunctional CCA addition/repair protein, with amino-acid sequence MKVYLVGGAVRDQLLGYPVKERDWVIVGATPEQLKKQGYQQVGKDFPVFLHPTTREEYALARTERKSAPGYYGFECNFSQTVTLEEDLQRRDLTINAMAQDKSGQLIDPYHGQADLQEKLLRHVSPAFAEDPVRVLRVARFAARYYHLGFKVANDTRVLMYAMVKRGELGHLVAERVWQEWSRSLTEENPEIFITTLRACAALKIVLPEIDALFGVPNRRDYHPEVDSGVHTLMVLSAAVELSSEPMVRFAAVMHDLGKAITPMAEWPKHHRHEERGIPIIEALCERLRIPADYRKFAVMVSRFHLTIHRLFELNAKTIVKVFEQTDAFRRPQLFEKLLLVCQADAQGCGRKIDYKQGKNWRYLLQECSKISAQNLIEKGYQGEAIKEALHQRRVACADLILNSWKPHEKQ